From the genome of Bdellovibrionales bacterium:
CGTTTTTTTATCATTTTTATTTGTGCTCTCAGCGGACCGCCTTTACGCGGCGGAAAATGCTGCATCGTGGGAGTTTCTATCGGCAGAAGGCCGATATACGGAAGCGTTTAATCTCCTCAAGGCTCAAAAAGAAAAAGATAATTTTTATCTCGGAGTGACCGCCTTCCATGCGGATCACTGGAAAGACGCTGTCGATTATTTCTCCCAGGCTCTTAAAGAAAACAAAGACATGTCGGATTACATTTATATGTATCGCGGACGCGCCCATTTGGCTCTCAAAGAGAACCAAAAAGCCGTGGACGACTTTAAAAAAGCCGAGACCACCTCCCGCACCGGATTTATGAAGGATCTCAATGTTTTCTATCAAGCGGAAGCTTTGTTGCAACTCAAGCAATGGAAAAAATCAGAGTCGCTTTACAAGAAAGTTCAAAAGAAACTTTCCCGCACCGAATACTATCCTGATGTTTTGTGGGGACAGATTGTTGCCGAAGTGAGTGATGGACGTGCCAATAAAGTTTGTCGAAAAGCGAAAGAGATTTACATCAAATTTCCGTCCTATTCGAAAATTATTGATTGGGGAATTCAACTCAATCAAAACGCAGTGAATGGGAAAAAGCTCAATTGCATCGTGACCTTTGCGGAGCAGAAGCTAAGGCTTCAGCGGTTGTCATGGTCTGGGTTGGCCGACAAAGCTCTGGAAGAAATTAGTTCCTTACAAAAGAAAGCTATGGCAAATCAGCAATTTGAAGTCGATGAGCTGATGGTGAACTATCTTTTGCAAGAGGGCTATGTAGATCAGGCTCAAAAGATTCTCGCCAAGTATACGGAAAGTCGTAAAGGGGATTACGACTACTTAATGCTCCTAGGTAAAGCGTACTCTCGATCGACGGAGCCTCTTAAAGGCGTTGATTATTACTATCAAGCCGCGAAGGCGACAAATAAGTCTTCGCTGTCTTCAGCGGCGCTCTTTCAGTCCGCCTTTCTGAGTTACTTTGTTCAAGATTACTCCGGTGCCCTTTCAAAGTTTAACGAGTACATGGCGAAATATCCTGGCAATAAAACGGTCTCTGATGTTTTGTGGTATTCGGCCTGGATCCAGTATTTGCAAAAAAACTATAAAACCGCAGAGGAAAATTTCACGAGCATTCTCGCCGCCAAAGAGAAGAAGCCACGTCTCTGGACCGAGCACAAGGAAGACAAGATTCGCTATTGGTTAGCGATGAGTATTTACCGTCAAGGAGATCATCCTCGCGCTCTCGCTCGATTTACGGAGCTCACTCATGACGAATCGATCGGTTACTACGCGGTCGCCTCTTATCAACGCATTCGTCAGATCAGTAAGCGGGGAGTAGCAAGTTTACCAGGTGAGAAAGGATCCATTCACGAAAACTGGTGGATGCCAGAAGCCCTTGCGAAAAGTAAATCTAAGGAAGAAGAAGATCTTAAGCCTGCCGTGGATAATTTCGAAGAAAAAGTCGACGCCCTTCTTTCGAATGAAGAGCAAGTGGACGATATTTTATCACTCGATCTTAAAATTGATCCCACGAGATCTCAGCTTCCGGAAGACTTGCGTTCCGTTTATTTCACCAGCGTTGAAAAAACGCTTCAACGGGCCTACCACTTAGTGCGTTTGGGTGAGGACGGATTGGCGTATCGCGAGATTCTCGAGACCGAAGGGCAAAAGTTAACTCGCAGTCAAAAAGAATGGCTCCTGCAGGCTCACCAATCGGTTCGATCGTTTAATCGCTCGGTGGTTTTAGCTGATCACTTTTTTTCGGAAGAGGGACAAAAGCTGGGTCTATCTCACGGTGCAATTTATTGGCAGAATGTTTATCCCAAAGCTTTTGATAATGTCGTCAGCCAGTATTCCAAGCGCACTAAAGTTCCTTCCGAGTTTATCTGGAGTATTATGCGCGCCGAAACGATATATCGACCAGATGCGATCTCGCCGGTGGGGGCTCGCGGATTGATGCAGATCATGCCTAAGACCGGCCGTAAGATCGCCTCCTTACAGGGTGAAGACGTGGATACGAACTCCTTAGTTCGTCCTTATGTTTCGATTCGCTTGGGATCTTACTATCTTCAACGTGTGCTGAAAAAGTTTAAGGGAAATTTGGCTTTAGCCGCTGCGGCCTATAACGGAGGACCTCACCGCGTTCACGCTTGGATTAATTTATTTGGCCGACTGGATCTGGACGAATTTATCGAGCATATTCCTTACCAGGAAACTCGGAACTACGTTAAAAAAGTTTCCAAGTACTATGCGATTTATAATTTGATTTATAACCAGAACTCCGAAGCCATGCGTTCTCTCACCAATCCGATTGGTTTTCAGCTCGAGGGTACGGTGCCGACGATGGAAACCTGGGAGAAGATTTAACTCGATCAAGTTTTTGCTGTCTCACTTTGAGAACCCTCTCAATCTTAGTCTAGAAGCTGCCGACAAGTGATTAGCTTATTAAAGCGGGATTCAAGACAGTGAAAAAATGCATTTTAATTTTAGTGATGTGGACCTCTTTGATTGCGAATTCCGCCCGAGCTGAAATCTGTGCGAAAAACTTTTCGGATCTCGACAAAACAGAGAATTTAAAGTCGCTCAAAGTGATCATCCCTCAAGAAGGAAAACGGGGCTTCGTCAATAAAACCTCCGGATCCTATTTTTGGCTCGAAGTCGTGGGTGATAGCCTCGAAATTACATTTTTTACGACGGGACTTTTAGATCTCTACGGCATTCGCCGTCAGGGTAAAATTGAATTTTGTGATACCGGAAAATCCATACAAGCCCGAGGAATCCAACGCAATGTGGATCTGGTTCTCAAAGGAATGCATTTTCAGTTTGGTGGAGGCACTGCCCGTGAATCTTTCACTGCTGGACCTATGCCCGAGGCCCTGCGCCGAATTCACGACGTCGAAAGTCCCGCTGAGAATCCTAGTGAAACACCTCTAAAGCCTTCCGTCGCTCCTGCAAAATTGGCATCGGAACTCAGCCCGTAGCGTTTCAAAACAGGTCCACCCCGTCAGTCCAAGTCGAAAATAGTGTTTTGTCTGGAATCGAGACTCTTTTACTAACAAACGAGGGGTCCTGGCTCAATATTTTCACGATTTATGACGATAAGTGAAGTGTTTGGAATTCATAGGTATTCGCGAATTATTGAAAGACAAGGGCCAGTGAAAAAACGAAATCGTTTTTACATTTTAAATTTATTATTTGTAGCCTATTTTTTTTTCGACGGATTTGGTGCAGGCTCAGCTGGTGCCGGGATCATTTGTTTATCAAGGTCAAATTACAAAATCAGGGGGGCTACCTTTGGAAGCCAATCCGGTGATTTTTAATGTTCGGATTTATTCAGCGGTGAATGATTGTCTCCTTTACGAAGAGCAACACTCCGTGAATATGTTGGGGAGTGAAGGAATCTTTGCGCTCAATGTGGGTGCAGGAATTCGCTCCGGAGCCGATTACGACGACACATCAAATCTGGTTCAAGTTTTTCAGAACGGGATTAATTTTACGGGAATCACCAGCTGTGCGTCGGGTTCAAGCTATAATGCTTTAACAGGTCACACACGCAAAGTGAGGATTAGCTATAACGATGGCTCTGGCCTTGTCACGTTAGCGCAAGACTTTCACATTCAAACAGTCCCTTACGCTTGGTATGCGAATAGTCTTCAAGGTTTATCCGCAGCGAACTTTGTTCAAATCAACCCTGGACAAAATGTCACGCAGGCCAATTTAGAGAACCTTTTTGCCGGAACAAACTATAATACGCTTTACAATTTAGCCTCCGGAACTTCCACGGCACCGCTTTCGATGAACAATCAACAAATTAAAAATTTAGCGGACCCGAGTTTAGCTCAAGATGCGGCCACTAAGAATTATACCGACACGCGAGTCGCGGGAAGTTTAGTGAATCTCTCAGGTGTGGGTGCCGGAGTCGGTGACGGTCGGGTCTTGGCGTGGAATGCGTCCCTCAACCAGTGGGAGGCCATTACTCCTTCGTCCATAACGGATGCGACAAAACTTCCGCTCGCTGGTGGAACAATGACCGGGAACATCAACATGAACGGTCAACAGGTTTTAAATTCCGGCCACATCACATTACAAAATTTATCGACGATAACGTTAGGGAAATTTACGAGCGCTCAAGAAACCACTTTGGTGGGTACATTGGGTGTAGGGAATAAGGGCGCGACTTGGTACAACAGCACCACTGATCGATTGATGTATTGGGATGGAGATAGTGCTGAGTCCGTCGGAAACAGTGTGAGCGTCGATAATATTACAAGCGCTGCATTACAGTACTTTAGCTACATGCCCGCAGGCACCGAGTGTCTGTCGGGGGAAGTTCTTAAGTGGGATGCCATCAACGACCGCTGGCTCTGCGGTGCGGATTCGGTCGGCGTCACGGCGCACAGTGGGCTCACAGGGTTAAATGCCGACGACCATCTCCAATATGTACTATTGGCCGGGCGCGCCGGTGGACAAAGTCTTCGCGGGGGCACTGCTGCGAATAATACTTTAACTCTCGAATCCACGAGCGATGCAACGAAGGGTCCAGTGTTGATTCAACCCACGGCGGGAAATGTCGGTATCGGAACGACCAATCCTTTAGCCACCTTACACGTTGAGGGTACCGTTCGCGCACAACAGGTTTGCGATGAGTTGGGTGCGAACTGTAAAGATATCTCCACAGGTTGGGGAGCGGGTGGAGATATTGATGGAATTGTGACCGCTGCAGGTTCGGCCTTGAGCGGAGGAGCTCTGAGTGGAACCGCCACATTGGCCGTCGTTACCGATGGGACAACGATAGAAACGAATGGCTCTAACCAGCTCCAAGTGAGAGACGGCGGAGTCTCTTTGGTGAAACTGGCTGCGGATTCGGTGGATAGTTCCAAAATCGTGAATGACAGTATAATGAATGCGGATATTAACTCCGCAGCGGCCATCGCATGGAGTAAAATAAATAAGACTGGCGCCGCCCCTGGAGACGTTGGTGCAGCGAGCGTGTCTCGATCGATCAATACGAACTTGGGGTCGGGATTAAGTGGGGGAGGGGATCTCTCCGCGGATCGAAACATTAGTCTTAATGTCGATAACTCCACCGTGGAGATTGCCACCAACACCTTGCGCGTGCGCGATGGTGGAATTACAAACGCAAAGATCACTTCTATCAGTGTTTCGAAAATTTCTTCAGCGGCGGCGGAGTATTTTTCCTACATGCCTGCGGGAACCGAATGTACAAATAATTATACATTGATTTGGGATTCGACGTTAGATCGTTGGATATGCGGAGCTCTTCCCACGACATTAAGTAATATCGCAGATGCAGATAACGATACAAAAATTCAAGTGGAAGAAAGTGCCGATGAAGATCGCATTCGTTTCGACACTGCAGGCACTGAGCGGATGATCATTGATGCGGTTGGGAATGTCGGAGTTGGTACGAACAATCCTGGTTACAAATTGGACGTGAATGGTCAAATGAATGCCACGCAAGTCTGTGTCGCTGGAGACTGCCGATCGTCTTGGCCAGCTGCGGGCTCTGGGAACGCAGTGCCGCTGGTGACTAAGATTTCCGCCAGTGATTTGCCTGCGGGCAGTTTTACTGCGCTTGTGAACTTTACTCCCGATTTCAATTCGGCCGTGATTAATAATCTAGGTGGGGCGAATCTTGCGGCCAATCGCGTGGATATTCCATCGGATGGCATTTATTCATTGATTGCAACGGCCTACTACTGTCCTCAGACGAGTCACTACACCTCCACGGCCATCCTCATCGACGGCGGGGCAACTTTCTTAGCGGGAAGCCCTGTGGCCAGTGGATGTCGAACGGATCATGTGAGTGCAGTGATCAGTTTAACCGCTGGGCAGAACGTCTCGATGACACTTTTCGACTCCGTCAATGGGCCCACGGCCGGTATTGGAAATATCTCATTAAGTGTGGTGAAGCTGAACTCCTTGGGGACCAGCGTTCTTGCGGATCTTGATGGGGATACTAAACTAGAAGTGGAACGCAGTGCTGATGACGACACTCTTCGCATGGCCACGGCGGGATCGGATCGATTGACGATATTGCCCACCGGAGAC
Proteins encoded in this window:
- a CDS encoding transglycosylase SLT domain-containing protein; the encoded protein is MFIGRIVFLSFLFVLSADRLYAAENAASWEFLSAEGRYTEAFNLLKAQKEKDNFYLGVTAFHADHWKDAVDYFSQALKENKDMSDYIYMYRGRAHLALKENQKAVDDFKKAETTSRTGFMKDLNVFYQAEALLQLKQWKKSESLYKKVQKKLSRTEYYPDVLWGQIVAEVSDGRANKVCRKAKEIYIKFPSYSKIIDWGIQLNQNAVNGKKLNCIVTFAEQKLRLQRLSWSGLADKALEEISSLQKKAMANQQFEVDELMVNYLLQEGYVDQAQKILAKYTESRKGDYDYLMLLGKAYSRSTEPLKGVDYYYQAAKATNKSSLSSAALFQSAFLSYFVQDYSGALSKFNEYMAKYPGNKTVSDVLWYSAWIQYLQKNYKTAEENFTSILAAKEKKPRLWTEHKEDKIRYWLAMSIYRQGDHPRALARFTELTHDESIGYYAVASYQRIRQISKRGVASLPGEKGSIHENWWMPEALAKSKSKEEEDLKPAVDNFEEKVDALLSNEEQVDDILSLDLKIDPTRSQLPEDLRSVYFTSVEKTLQRAYHLVRLGEDGLAYREILETEGQKLTRSQKEWLLQAHQSVRSFNRSVVLADHFFSEEGQKLGLSHGAIYWQNVYPKAFDNVVSQYSKRTKVPSEFIWSIMRAETIYRPDAISPVGARGLMQIMPKTGRKIASLQGEDVDTNSLVRPYVSIRLGSYYLQRVLKKFKGNLALAAAAYNGGPHRVHAWINLFGRLDLDEFIEHIPYQETRNYVKKVSKYYAIYNLIYNQNSEAMRSLTNPIGFQLEGTVPTMETWEKI